A single Lolium perenne isolate Kyuss_39 chromosome 6, Kyuss_2.0, whole genome shotgun sequence DNA region contains:
- the LOC127310856 gene encoding uncharacterized protein: protein MVYTVGKLQKYPRGSHTFLLITVDKFTKWIEAVPITSADATSTVNLFRSITRRFGVPHNIFTDNGSNFTAGEFQDFCIELGIQISYASVAHPQANRQVEKGNNVVCSRLKNGSCDPSSEKLGHGSRNYPRFCGAYEQPPIGPHNDVDALDEAWDIVLARSAIYQQNLRNYHSHRVRVRSFSEGDLILWLKQKGHHKLEPPWEGPYIIMEVIPGGVYCLKDMKTDIVYSNPWNVTQLRRLCA from the exons ATGGTGTACACGGTGGGCAAACTGCAGAAATACCCGCGCGGAAGTCACACTTTTCTCCTCATcacagtcgacaagttcaccaagtggatcgaggcagtgccCATCACCAGCGCCGATGCCACCTCTACCGTGAACTTGTTCAGATCGATCACCCGCAGATTCGGAGTTCCCCACAACATCTTCACCGACAACGGCTCCAACTTCACCGCAGGGGAGTTCCAGGACTTCTGCATAGAACTGGGGATACAAATCAGCTACGCATCAGTTGCACACCCACAAGCCAATCGCCAGGTGGAAAAGGGAAACAACGTCGTCTGCAGTCGCCTAAAAAATGGCTCCTGTGACCCCTCAAGTGAGAAGCTGGGGCATGGGTCGAGGAACTACCCTCGGTTCTGTGGAGCGTACGAACAACCCCCAATAGGTCCACACA ACGACGTTGACGCACTTGACGAGGCGTGGGACATCGTACTTGCCCGTTCTGCTATCTACCAGCAGAACCTGCGCAACTACCACAGCCATCGTGTACGCGTTAGGTCCTTCTCCGAAGGAGACCTCATTCTATGGCTCAAACAAAAGGGCCACCACAAGCTGGagcccccatgggaaggaccctacaTCATCATGGAGGTGATACCTGGTGGGGTATATTGCCTCAAGGACATGAAGACTGACATCGTCTACTCCAACCCATGGAACGTCACCCAGCTGCGTCGTTTGTGCGCTTAG